CAGGCCGGCACGATCACCAGCAGGCCCGCGCCCAGCTTCATCAGGCAGTTCTCGCGCGTGGGCGCGGCGGCGAAGGCGAAGTGGCGCAGCCACTGGCCGACCACGATCCACCAGGCGACGCCGATGCCGATCACCAGCGGCCACCATGCGCTGCCGCGCGCGTACCAGCACAGCGCGAACACGATGGCCGTCAGCACGAGCAGGCCGACGCGCGGCGCGGTCTCCTTGAGGCCCGACAGCCGGGTCCATTCCCACATGGCCGCCAGGAATGCGATGACGACGATCGGCGCGAACAGCCAGGTCGGCGTCAGTAGGATCAGTGCGATCACCAACGGAGCGAGCAGCAAGGCGGTGAGGGTGCGCTGAAGCAGCATGCGGGTCCTTAGTTGGCCTGGCGGGCGACTTGTTCGCCGGTCTTGCCGAAGCGTCGTTCGCGGCGGGCGTAATCGTCGATGGCGTCCTTGAGGGACGCCTGGTCGAAGTCTGGCCACAGGGTATCGGTGAAATGCAGTTCGGCGTAAGCCAGCTGCCACAACAGGAAGTTGCTGACGCGGTATTCGCCGCCGGTGCGGATGAACAGGTCCAGCGGCGGCAGTTCTGCCAGGCACATCCAATGGCCCAGCAATGCTTCGTCGATCTCGTCGGCGCGCAGCTCGCCGCGCGACACCGCTTCGGCGGCCTTGCGCGCCGCCTGCACGATGTCCCAGCGACCGCCGTAGTTCACCGCGATGTTCAGATGCAGCGCATCATTGGCCGCCGTGCGCGTCATCGCGCCGGTCATGCGTTGCCGCAGGCCGGCGTCGAAGGCGTTGAGGTCGCCGACGAAGCGGATGCGCACGCCATTGCCGTGCAGCTCGTCCACTTCCTTGTCGAGCGCGCGCACGAACAGTTCCATCAACGCGCCGACCTCTTCCTCCGGACGCTTCCAGTTCTCGCTGGAAAACGCGAAGAGGGTGAGTACCTTCACGCCCTGGCGCAGGCAGCCCTCGACCACGTTGCGCACGGCCTTGCGGCCCGCGTTGTGGCCGAAGGTGCGCGGCCGATGCCGGAGCTTTGCCCAGCGGCCGTTGCCATCCATCACGATGGCGATGTGGCGCGGTATTCGCGCGGAGTCGGCGCTGGTCATGGACAGGCTCTGAGGATGACGGCGCCTCAGAGCGCCATCAGCTCGTCTTCCTTGTTCTTGACGACACCGTCGACATCCTTGACGAAACGGTCGGTGAGCTTCTGGATCTCGTCCTCGGCACGACGCTCGTCGTCCTCGGTGATCAGCTTTTCCTTGAGCAGGTCCTTGACCTGCTGCATGGCATCGCGGCGCACGTTGCGGATCGCGATCTTGGCTTCCTCGCCCTCGTGCGCCACGTGCTTGGCCAGCTCGCGACGACGCTCTTCGGTGAGCGGCGGCATGTTGAGGCGGATGGTGGTGCCGGCGGTGTTCGGCGTGATGCCGATGTCAGAGGCCATGATGGCCTTTTCGATCGGAGCCACCAGGGTCTTTTCGAACGGGGTGATGATGATGGAGCGCGAGTCGCCCAGAGCGACCGTGGCCACCTGGTTCAGCGGCATGTCGGAGCCGTAGTACGGCACCTTGATGCCATCGACCAGGGCGGTGCTCGCGCGGCCCGTGCGCAGGCGCGTCAGGCTGTGCTTGAGCGAGTCGATGCTCTTGCCCATGCGGGTCTGGGCATCGTTCTTGATGTCGTTGAGCATGGGTACACCCCTTGAACCGTGCAAGCCCGCGAGTATAGCAGGGGCCTACAAGGCATTGGGGCCTGGCCGTTTTCTTCCTCCCCCTGTGGGCGACCCGAAGGTAGTCCCTGTGGGAGAGAGGATCGAGGTGAGGGAAGGTGCTCGCGATAGCGCTTCAACCAAGCCCCGCTTCGATGTTGCGTTACGGCAAGGGCGACCGCTCACCCCAGCCCTCTCCCCCATGGGGACTAGCTTCGCGTCGCCCGGAGGGGAGGGAGGGCACTGCAGCGTCAGTTGTCGGAAACGATGGTGCCGACCGCTTCGCCGCGCATGATGCGCATGAGGTTGCCTGCCACGGTCATGTCGTAGATGCGCAGCGGCATGCCATGGTCGCGGCACAGCGCGATCGCGGCGGTGTCCATCACGGCCAGCTTGCGTTCGATCACCTGGTCGTAGGTGAGCTGGTCGTAGCGCGTCGCGTCGGCGTGGCGGGCCGGATCGGCGGTGTAGACGCCGTCGACCTTGGTGGCCTTGAGCAGCAGATCCGCGCCGACCTCCACCGCACGCAGCGCCGCCGCCGAATCGGTGGTGAAGAACGGGTTGCCGGTGCCGGCGGCGAACAGCGCGATGCGGCCCTTTTCGATGTGGCGGATCGCGCGGCGACGGATGAAATCCTCGGCCACGTCGTGGATCTGGATGGCGCTCATCACGCGGGCGAAGCCGCCGCGACGTTCGATGGCGTCCTGCATGGCCAGCGCGTTCATGACGGTCGCGAGCATGCCCATGTGGTCGCCGGTCACGCGATCCATGCCTGCGGCCGCGAGGCCCGCACCACGGAAGATGTTGCCGCCGCCAATGACCACGCCGATCTGCACGCCGGCCTTCTGCACTTCGATGATTTCATCGGCCAGGCGGCCGATCACCTTGGGGTCGATGCCGTAATCGGCCTCGCCCATGAGGGCTTCGCCGGAGAGTTTGAGCAGGATGCGACGGTACTTAAGCGGGTTGCTCATGGGGTCTCCGGATTGTGTGTGGCAAAACGCGCGCATTGTAGCCGGACGTGGCCGCTCAGTTAAGCTTCTCCGACCGCTCGGGGGAATGGAGCAGCGGGCAACATTCATGGAGGGACGACATGGGCTGGCGCACGCACGTGCTTGGATCGGAGGAGCTCACGGCCAGCGGGGTGATCACAGTATCCGCAGTTTTTCTCGTGCTTGCCGCACTCTGCTACAGCCTGTGGATCGATTTCGAATCTGAGCCATGGGTAGCGCGCAACGCAGTGTGGTACGCGGGTGTACTCGGCTTGGCCATGGCATGTTGGATGACTTGGCTGATAGTGTCCGGGCGCATCAAGACCGCCCGCATGTCGCCGACGGTCGCCGTGCTCATGACGCCGGTATACGCGTTCATATTCGCGTTCATGCTCTGGTACCCGATTTCCGACGGCATTCCCGGTGCCTATACCCGACTGTTCGGTACGCCCACGGTGAAGGTCGCCGTGTTCGAAACAGAGGAGCTGCGTGGTGGCAAGGGTTGTCGGTATCGCGCCCGTACGCACCTGGACGATCACTTTGGCGCGTTCATCCTGTGCGTCGGCGCGGATTACTACCGCGCCCATCCCGATCGTCGAGTCGAACTGGCGCTGATCGGCTATCGCAGCGACTATGGACTGTATGTCGTCGATAGCCGACATGTCCGCGACCTTGGCCGGCGGGTGCGGTGAGACAACGAAAAAGCCGCGGTTTCCCGCGGCTTTTTCGATGTTGCATGAAGCGAGCTGCTTAGCCCTGCATCGCCTTGGCGACTTCGGCCAGGTAGTCTTCCTGCACCTTCTCGATGCCTTCGCCCACGGCGAGACGCACCACGGCGACCACGTCGGCGCCTTCCTTCTTCAGGACGTCGCCCACGGTGGTGTTGGTGTCGATCACGTACGGCTGGCCGACGAGGGTCACTTCCGAGACGATCTTGTTGATCTTGCCGGAGATGATCTTCTCGAGGATCTCGGCCGGCTTGGCCTTGTCCTTCTCGGTCATCTGGCTCAGCGCGATTTCCTTTTCCTTCGCGACGAACTCGGCCGGGACGTGCTCCGGCTTGATGTGCGGCGGGTTCATGGCGGCGACGTGCATGGCGATGCCCTTGGCCAGCTCTTCCGAGCCGCCCTTGAGCGCCACGATCACGCCGATCTTGCCGCCGTGCGAGTAGGTGGCCAGCGGGCCATCGTTCGCGATGCGGGCCACGCGGCGCACTTCGATCTTCTCGCCGATGGTGGCGGTCTGGGCCTTGGCGGCGGACTCGACGTTGTCGGCGCCCGGGAAGGCGGCAGCCTTGGCGGCGTCGATGTCGGCAGCGCCCGATGCCAGCACGGCCTCGGCGACGTCGTTGGTGAACTGGATGAAGTTCGGCGCCTTGGCGACGAAGTCCGTCTCGCTGTTCACTTCGACCAGCACGGCCTGGCCATTGGCCTGGGCGGTGGCGATGCGGCCTTCGGCGGCCACGCGGTCGGCCTTCTTGTCGGCCTTGGCCAGGCCGGTCTTGCGCAGGTACTCGACAGCGGCGTCGATGTCGCCGTTGTTCTCGACCAGCGCCTTCTTGCAATCCATCATGCCGGCGCCCGAGCGCTCGCGCAGTTCGCTAACCAGTTTTGCGGTGATAGCAGTCATCTGGAATCCTCAAAAACTTTGATGCGCCCCGACCCTTGCGGGCCGGGGCAGGGAGGGCTTACTCGCCGTCCGACTCTTCGTTGCGACGGCCGCCGCGACCACCACGGTCGCCACGCGGCGCGCCAGCGCCCTTCTTGGCCGGGCCGCGGTTGTTGCGGTCGTCACGGCGCGGGGCAGCCTTGCGCTCTTCCTTGGCAACCGGGTTGCCTTCTTCGTCGAGCTCGACGAATTCGTTGGCGTCGCCCTGGGCGGCAGCCGGCGCAGCGGCCTTGCCTTCCAGGATGGCGTCAGCGGCAGCGCGGGCGTACAGCTGGATGGCGCGGATGGCGTCGTCGTTGCCCGGGATGGCGTAGTCGACCAGTTCCGGGTTGTAGTTGGTGTCGACCACGGCGATCACCGGGATGCCGAGCTTCTTGGCTTCCTGCACGGCGATGTCTTCATGACCGATGTCGATGATGAAGAGGGCGTCCGGCAGGCGGTTCATGTCCTTGATGCCGCCCAGCGAGTTCTCGAGCTTGTCGCGCTCGCGGCGACGGGCCAGCACTTCGTGCTTGACCAGGCGGTCGAACGAACCGTCGGTCTCGGCGGCTTCCAGCTCCTTGAGGCGGGCCACGGACTGCTTGACGGTGCGGAAATTGGTCAGCATGCCGCCGAGCCAGCGGGCGGTGACGAACGGCATGCCGGCGCGTGCGGCTTCTTCAGCCAACGGCTCACGGGCCGAACGCTTGGTGCCGACGAACAGCACGGTGCCACGCTTCTGGGCCACGGCCGACAGGAAGTTCATCGCGTCGGTGAAGAGCGGCAGCGTCTTCTCGAGGTTGATGATGTGGATCTTGCCGCGGGCGCCAAAGATGTACGGGGCCATCTTCGGGTTCCAGTAACGGGTCTGGTGACCGAAATGCACGCCAGCTTCGAGCATCTGGCGCATGGTGACTTGAGCCATGGGTAAAACTCCGATTGTTGGGCCGGCTAGGCCCGGGGGGTTGGGACCTCCACGCATCCCCGACTTCGACCCTGGCAACCCGTATGATGTGGAGGGTTGACCAAGGCACCCCGAAGGCGGTGCCGATACGTGTGTGGCGATTTAAAGTGTCCAATCAAGGACTTGTGGGGCTTGCACCGCAACGCGGTTACAATCTCCACCGCTTTGCGACTACCGCATGTGTCCGTTGAAACGGACAGGTCGGGTCAGCAAAACTTCGAAATTGTAGCCGGTACGCCGGCGGCGCGGCAAGTTGCTGCGGATTCAACGAGTTGAGTCCCGGGCAATTGCCGCCATATGAGCACAGCTATGGCAGTTACCCTGAAAACCCCCGAAGACATCCAGTCCATGCGCGAGGCCGGCAAGCTGGCCGCCGAAGTGCTGGCCATGCTCAAAGAGCACGTCAAGCCCGGCGTCACGACCGAGGACCTGGACCGCCTCGCCTACGAGCACATCACCAAGGTGCAGAAGGCGATTCCCGCCAACGTCGGCTACAACGGCTTCCCGAAGACGTTGTGCACGTCGGTGAACCACGTGATCTGCCACGGCATCCCGAGCCCGGCGAAGCTCTTGAAGGATGGCGACATCATCAATCTCGATGTCACCGTCATCAAGGACGGCTGGCACGGCGATACCAGCCGCATGTATTTCGTCGGCACCCCTTCGGTGCTGGCCAGGCGCCTGGTCGAGACCACCTTCGAGGCGATGATGCAGGGCATTCGTGCCGTGCGCCCCGGCGCCACGCTGGGCGACATCGGCGCGGCGATCCAGAAGCACGCGGAAGCGGACGGCTTCACGGTCGTGCGCGAATACTGCGGCCACGGCATCGGCAAGGTCTACCACGACGAGCCGCAGGTGCTGCACTACGGCCGCCCGGGCACGGGCCTTGAGCTGAAGAAGGGCATGACCTTCACCATCGAGCCGATGGTCAACGCCGGCAAGCCGCAGACCAAGCAGCTGCCGGACGGCTGGACGGTGGTCACCAAGGATCATTCGCTGTCGGCTCAGTGGGAGCACACCATCGCGGTGACGGATGACGGGTTCGAGATTTTGACGCCTTGGCCGGATGCGGCTTGAGGTTTGATGTGATGTGAGGTTTGGGAAGGGTCGCTTCGGCGGCCCTTCTTTTTTTGGGCGAATGCCGCCTCACGCACCATGGCGCCCGCTCCCCCCTGTAGGAGCGCACCCTGTGCGCGACAGCCTTTCGCGACGGGCTGAATGGTTCTTGCTGTTGTGAGCGCTGGGTATGGCCTTCGGCTGCCACTCTGCCGCGAGGATGCCGCTTACGACGTAAAGCTAGTCCCTGTGGGACGCAGCGGGCGTTTCGACGTCCTTCCGGCGACGCGAAGCTAGTCCCGTGGGACCGCCGAGTCACTTTTCTTTTGCTGGCCCACGCACGCGTTCTTTGCGTGCGAACGGCGAAGCCGGCCCGCACGCGGGGAGGCGCCATGGATGGCGCCGGCTTTGAGGAGCGAGGAAGGGCGGAGGGCGCTAGCCCGGAGTCAAAGTCCCACGGGATTAGCTTCGCGTCAAAAGTAACCCAAAGTAGTGGCCTTCAGAGCCAAGGCTCGTAGCGATATGTGGGATAGAAGCGTCGGTCGACCGAGGCCAGCCGGGGTGTGCTCGTTACTACCTCGAACGAAGTGGCTACACCGCAACGCGTCGTAGCGAAGAGGACTTAAAGCGGCTTCGTTGGATGATGAGAAATGCATGAGTGCCGCGCCTTCTCCCTCTCCCCTCCGGGGAGAGGGCTGGGGTGAGGGGCGGGGCTTGCGTGGGGCTTTGGAGGTCTCGCCACGAATTTCATCCACGCATGACCCCTTCTAGCCCCCATGCATGGCAGACTTGCTGCACTGCCACACGTGTCTGCTGACCATGCCTGTCGCCCCGATCGTGCTGCCTCCCTTGCCGCGCCTGCCTGTGGCGGTGCCGCGTTCGGGTGTGTCGAGCGATGCGCGTCGGGCGTTGCGTCAGTTGCTGGGGGACGTGGATCGGGCGCTGGCGACGGCGTTTCGGCAGGGTGCCGACGCCACTGCGTTGGCGCACCGACGCAGCGAGTCGGTGCAACGCATCGTGGTGCATGTGTGGACGGCTTGCCTGGGCGAAGTGAGCGATGCGGCTTTGTTCGCCGTGGGCGGCTTTGGTCGAGGCCTGCTGTTTCCGCATTCCGACGTCGATCTGCTGGCGCTGGTCGGGCCGTCCGAACCGGCGCGGCTGCGTGCGCTGGAGCAGTGCTTCGCCACGCTGTGGGACATCGGGCTCAAGGTCGGCCATGCGGTACGCGATCTCGCGCAAT
The window above is part of the Dyella jiangningensis genome. Proteins encoded here:
- the uppS gene encoding polyprenyl diphosphate synthase, giving the protein MTSADSARIPRHIAIVMDGNGRWAKLRHRPRTFGHNAGRKAVRNVVEGCLRQGVKVLTLFAFSSENWKRPEEEVGALMELFVRALDKEVDELHGNGVRIRFVGDLNAFDAGLRQRMTGAMTRTAANDALHLNIAVNYGGRWDIVQAARKAAEAVSRGELRADEIDEALLGHWMCLAELPPLDLFIRTGGEYRVSNFLLWQLAYAELHFTDTLWPDFDQASLKDAIDDYARRERRFGKTGEQVARQAN
- the frr gene encoding ribosome recycling factor — translated: MLNDIKNDAQTRMGKSIDSLKHSLTRLRTGRASTALVDGIKVPYYGSDMPLNQVATVALGDSRSIIITPFEKTLVAPIEKAIMASDIGITPNTAGTTIRLNMPPLTEERRRELAKHVAHEGEEAKIAIRNVRRDAMQQVKDLLKEKLITEDDERRAEDEIQKLTDRFVKDVDGVVKNKEDELMAL
- the pyrH gene encoding UMP kinase; translation: MSNPLKYRRILLKLSGEALMGEADYGIDPKVIGRLADEIIEVQKAGVQIGVVIGGGNIFRGAGLAAAGMDRVTGDHMGMLATVMNALAMQDAIERRGGFARVMSAIQIHDVAEDFIRRRAIRHIEKGRIALFAAGTGNPFFTTDSAAALRAVEVGADLLLKATKVDGVYTADPARHADATRYDQLTYDQVIERKLAVMDTAAIALCRDHGMPLRIYDMTVAGNLMRIMRGEAVGTIVSDN
- the tsf gene encoding translation elongation factor Ts, whose amino-acid sequence is MTAITAKLVSELRERSGAGMMDCKKALVENNGDIDAAVEYLRKTGLAKADKKADRVAAEGRIATAQANGQAVLVEVNSETDFVAKAPNFIQFTNDVAEAVLASGAADIDAAKAAAFPGADNVESAAKAQTATIGEKIEVRRVARIANDGPLATYSHGGKIGVIVALKGGSEELAKGIAMHVAAMNPPHIKPEHVPAEFVAKEKEIALSQMTEKDKAKPAEILEKIISGKINKIVSEVTLVGQPYVIDTNTTVGDVLKKEGADVVAVVRLAVGEGIEKVQEDYLAEVAKAMQG
- the rpsB gene encoding 30S ribosomal protein S2 gives rise to the protein MAQVTMRQMLEAGVHFGHQTRYWNPKMAPYIFGARGKIHIINLEKTLPLFTDAMNFLSAVAQKRGTVLFVGTKRSAREPLAEEAARAGMPFVTARWLGGMLTNFRTVKQSVARLKELEAAETDGSFDRLVKHEVLARRRERDKLENSLGGIKDMNRLPDALFIIDIGHEDIAVQEAKKLGIPVIAVVDTNYNPELVDYAIPGNDDAIRAIQLYARAAADAILEGKAAAPAAAQGDANEFVELDEEGNPVAKEERKAAPRRDDRNNRGPAKKGAGAPRGDRGGRGGRRNEESDGE
- the map gene encoding type I methionyl aminopeptidase, with amino-acid sequence MAVTLKTPEDIQSMREAGKLAAEVLAMLKEHVKPGVTTEDLDRLAYEHITKVQKAIPANVGYNGFPKTLCTSVNHVICHGIPSPAKLLKDGDIINLDVTVIKDGWHGDTSRMYFVGTPSVLARRLVETTFEAMMQGIRAVRPGATLGDIGAAIQKHAEADGFTVVREYCGHGIGKVYHDEPQVLHYGRPGTGLELKKGMTFTIEPMVNAGKPQTKQLPDGWTVVTKDHSLSAQWEHTIAVTDDGFEILTPWPDAA